A portion of the Apteryx mantelli isolate bAptMan1 unplaced genomic scaffold, bAptMan1.hap1 HAP1_SCAFFOLD_40, whole genome shotgun sequence genome contains these proteins:
- the LOC136996477 gene encoding olfactory receptor 4E1-like has product MDPENHTRVSEFFFLGLTTNHAVELALFTFFMVVYVLIILGNILIIFTIAHDQRLHSPMYFFLSNLSVIDVCHSSVVMPRMLADFLVDKKSISFEECMAQMFFLHFFACTEIFLLTIMAYDRCIAICNPMHYGTIMSRKTCLQLATVMWMGGLMHSVSLTALTLSLPYCGPSAIDNFFCDAPLIIKLSCTNTHVLEMFLVATSGLVSVVCFLVLVTSYVVILVSLRNHLSEGQHKALSTCAAHLTVVTLFLGHCIFICLRPAKSLAADKVVSVFFTAITPLMNPIIYTFRNEDMKNALRKLCRWQIDSQDK; this is encoded by the exons ATGGATCCTGAG AATCACACTAGAGTGAGTGAGTTCTTCTTCTTGGGCCTCACCACCAACCATGCTGTAGAGctggccctcttcaccttcttcatGGTCGTCTACGTGCTGATTATTTTGGGCAACATTCTCATCATCTTCACGATTGCACATGACCAGCGTCTGCAcagtcccatgtacttcttcctcagcaacctCTCTGTCATTGACGTCTGCCACTCCTCAGTGGTGATGCCCAGGATGCTGGCTGacttcctggtggacaagaagagcatctcctttgaggaGTGCATGGCACAGATGTTCTTCCTCCACTtctttgcctgcacagagatctttctcctcaccatcatggcctatgatcgctgcaTAGCTATCTGCAACCCCATGCATTATGGCACCATCATGAGCCGGAAGACGTGCCTCCAGCTGGCCACAGTCATGTGGATGGGAGGGCTGATGCATTCtgtgtccctcactgccctgacCCTCAGTCTCCCATACTGTGGTCCCAGtgccattgacaacttcttttgtGATGCCCCTTTGATCATTAAGTTGTCCTGCACAAACACCCATGTCTTAGAAATGTTCCTTGTCGCCACCTCAGGCCTCGTCTCTGTggtctgcttcctggtgctggTGACTTCCTATGTGGTCATTTTGGTCTCACTAAGGAACCATCTCTCGGAAGGGCAACACAAGGCATTATCTACCTGTGCTGCTCACCTGACAGTGGTGacacttttcctgggacactgcatTTTCATCTGTCTCAGGCCAGCCAAGAGTTTAGCTGCAGACAAAGTTGTGTCAGTTTTCTTCACGGCCATTACCCCTCTGATGAACCCCATTATCTATACCTTTAGGAATGAggacatgaaaaatgctttgagaaagctATGCAGGTGGCAGATTGATTCCCAAGACAAGTGA
- the LOC136996491 gene encoding olfactory receptor 12D1-like, whose protein sequence is MDNQTEVRKFILLGLTSLQGLQKFLFMLFLLLYLFSLLGNMAIMIVVVCEPRLHTPMYFFLCNLSCLDIFFSTVTVPKMLAGFLLGHQGISYTGCLSQLHFFYFLGSSEAFLLAVMAYDRFVAICNPLRYTLIMSPWACLQLAVGTWTTGFLHALMHTVMTSRLHFCGPNHIQHYSCDIKPVVKLACNSSQLNVSLLNIITGSLAIAPFVFILFSYLYIFSFLRLKVQSKEGRRKAFSTCISHLTVVALFYVPVIFNYVPPSSGSSASWTMIATLMYNVVTPVLNPLIYTLRNVEVKRALKRRLFSRE, encoded by the coding sequence atggataaccagacagaggtgaggaagttcatcctccttggcctgaccagccttcaagggctacagaaattcctgttcatgctgTTCTTACTGCTCTACCTGTTTAGcctgctggggaatatggcaatcatgattgTGGTGGTATGTGAACCCcggctacacacccccatgtactttttcctctgcaacctctcctgcctagatattttcttctccacagttaccgtgcccaagatgctggctgggttccTCTTGGGGCACcagggcatttcttacactggctgcctaagccagctccacttcttcTACTTCCTGGGTAGCAGCGAAGCTTTCCtcctggctgtcatggcctatgaccgctttgtggccatctgcaaccccctgcgctacaccctgatcatgagcccatgggcctgcctgcagctggctgtaggcacttggactactggcttccttcatgctctgatgcacacagtcatgacctcccggctccatttctgtggccccaaccacatccaaCACTACTCCTGCGACATCAAGCCTGTGGTGAAACTGGCCTGCAATAGCAGCCAGCTCAACGTGAGCCTTCTCAACATCATCACAGGAAGTCTTGCGATAGCCCCCTTTGTCTTCATACTCTTTTCTTACctgtacattttttccttcctccgactgaaagtccagtccaaggaaggaaggaggaaagccttctccacttgcatctcccatctcacagtagtggccttattctatgtccctgttatttttaactatgtgccaccttcctCAGGGAGTTCAGCCAGCTGGACAATGATAGCCACGCTTATGTATAATGTTGTCACAccagtcctcaatcctttgatctacaccctgaggaatgtggaggtgaagcgtgccctaaagagaagacttttctccagagag